The Armatimonadota bacterium DNA window CGAGCGCCCAGTCGGCCGAGAGATACAGCCCGTAGCCGAAGCCGAAGCCGACCGACAGTAGCCACGCAACCGTCAGATCGCGCACGAAAGCGAACGGGATCAACACACAGAACACGATTACGCCTGCGATGTAGATGAACAGCTTGCGACCGTGTTTGTCCGCGTACTTCGAGGCGACGAGAGCGCCGATCGCTCCAGTGAGAGCCAGTGTGAGCGCGAGGATCAGCGTCGCATAACCGGCCTGATCCGCAGGTGCGTCACCCGGTACGGTCCAACCGAACAGCTCATAGGTCGTGTACGCGTCCTTGAGGAAGAACAGAAGGTATTCGACGACCAGGTAGAAGCCGAGCGCGTTGAGAAACCGCGTGGCCCAGACCCAACGAAAGTCGGAGCTCTTGAACGGCCTCGCCCACCGCTTCCAGAACGGCTCCATCGCCTCTTCTGCAACCGCCTTCGCCCTCACGTGTCGGACCGTGATCAGCGTGGCGGTTGCGCACAGGATGTTGACCAGCGCAATGCCGTAGTAGATGGGCTTGATGCCCGCTATCACGCTGCCAGTCTTGAGGATGATGACGAGCGCGACGACCCCGGATGAAAGCTGTCCGAGCATCTGAAGCGTGGCCATGATCGAACTAGCGCGCCCGCGTCGGCTCTCCGGAACGATCTCCGGGACCATGGCGCTGTACGGCCCGGTGCCGACGTCGTCTGAGAACTGCAGAAAGAGGTAACCGACCATCAGCATCCAGAACTCGTTGGCTCCTGCGAGATACACGGCGGCCATCGCGGTCAGCGCCGCGCCGATCGCGATGAAGGGCTGGCGGTGGCCCCACTTGCTGCGCAGCCTGTCGCTCAGGCCTCCGAAGATCGCTGGACCGATCAGAGCCCAGGCAGCGCCGACGCCGAAGACGAGCGCCCATTTCTTTTCGTGGTTATCCTTCGCCCACGCCAGCGCGTCGGCTTCGTTCAGCCCTAGTTCGCGGATCGCCTCGAGCTTCAGAACCTCGTCGATCTGCGCCGGAAGCAACAGCATCAGCACGACGAACCACTTGTAGGTCGTGGCGAACCAGTACGCCGAGAACCCTAGGTTCCACAGCCACGTGTCCCTATAGCCTGTCGCAACCTGGTTCACGAGCTGGAGTATGACAGCCCAAATTGCCGATTCTCGGCCTCCCAGATTGCGGAACCGCAGGGCTATCGACCTGCTCAGGGTGCCAGCAAATATGCGGGTATTTCGAGTTAGAGCATCCTTGGATAGCGACCAGGACGCATACTAGTTATGCAAATGGCCCTCGGTGGGCCGTTGTGTGCGCCGGTTTTTTGAGCTGTAGCTGCGTACTGGAGTGGAGCAATGAGACGAATACTTTTAGTTTCGGTCGTAGCCGCCTTGGCCACTGCGTCACAGGCGTTTCCCCTTTTCCCGACGATCTTCGGGCACGATTTCAATTTTGGGGCGCTAAACTCGCAAGGCCCGGCCGAGTATGCAACCAACGGCGCAGCCCCCGATACGCTCATTTACACGCCGTCTAGCGTCGACACAGAGGTGACGGCGTACTGGCCGTCGTGGCCCTTGCCTCCCGTCTTCGAGGTTTTCAATGGAGCTGGCGTATTCGGCGGAGACTTTCTCCTGCAAGTGCAGTTTGACGCACAGGACGCGCCTTACGTCGGTCCTGGCGGCGTAATTGACGTCAGCTTGACAGGCACTGGTATGAACGGCCCGGGTGCGGCTGATTTGGTCATCTTGGGCGCGATCCCCGGCATGGGGATTCCGTTCACGTCGCTTTGGGAGATCGACTTACGGGACGTTTCACTGTACGGCGTATCTGGCCATACATCTTATGTGCTCGAGGGCGCAGGTACGATCGTGGGCGGCTTCATTCCGCTGGAAGTGGCCCCGCATTTGTTGGGTGAGTCCGGCGTGATGCGCGGCAATTTGGATTTCATCGACGCTCCGGCTGGCTGGATGCCGTCGGAGTACGATCCATTGGACGACGTTGGAAGCTTCGGAATAGAAACGGCATACTCCGGCGAGACTGGATGGGGCGAGCCGGTGCCAGAGCCTGCTAGCATGATTGCCCTCGGACTCGGCGTTGCAGCGCTCGTCGCGCGTCGTCGAAGAAAGCGCGCAGCGTAAGCGATCAGCACTCCAGTTGGTTGTTTCTCGGGCTGCGAACGCAGCCCGAGTTTCGTTGTATCACTTGCTAACCGAAGCTGGGCACGCCTCTAGTGGCTGGGAGGAAGCCGGCGCCGATAAAGTAACCTGTTTCCGCGATGCTTGCAGTCTTATTCGCCGCGCAGCTTCAGCAGGACATCAGCCTGTCGCCGGGGATGGTCATCACCCGATCCGCAACCGTCATGCTGGCGGTCTACCTGTTCCCGAACGACAACACCGACGCAAGAAGCGGCACGATCACGATCAAGGGCGACAACATTACCGTCGACTTCAGGAACGCAACGCTGCGAGGCACTCGGGACACGGTCGATCCCGATGAGCGCGCAGGCACCGGCGTCTTCATCGAGGGCAACAACGTCACGATCAAGAACCTGAACGTTCACGGGTACAAAGTCGGCCTTGCAGCGCGGGACAGCAAGAACCTGAAAATCATCGACTGCGACTTCAGCTACAACTGGAAACAGCGCCTGATGAGCACGCCGGAGCGGGAGGACGGCAGCGACTGGATGAGCTACCACCACAACGAGGAGGACGAGTGGCTCCGCTACGGCGCGGCGATCTACCTGCGCGGCTGCGACGATTTCGAGGTGCAGGGGTGCACTGCGCTCGGCGGGCAGAACGGGCTGATGATGACCGAGTGCAACGAGGGGCTGGTTTGGAACAGCAACTTTTCGTTCCTCAGCTCGATCGGCGTCGGCATGTACCGCTCTAGCAGAAACCGCATCATGCACAACAACATCGACTGGTGCGTGCGCGGCTACTCGCACGGCGTCTACAACCGCGGCCAGGACTCAACTGGAATCCTGGTCTACGAGCAGTCGAACGACAACGTGTTCGCCTACAACTCCGTGACCCACGGCGGCGACGGGTTCTTCCTCTGGGCCGGGCAGACGACGATGGACACGGGCGAGGGCGGCTGCAACGACAACCTACTGTACGGCAACGATTTCAGCCACGCCGTGGCCAACGGCATCGAGGCGACGTTCAGCCGCAACAACTTCGTCAACAACCTCATCATGGAGTGCTGGCACGGCATCTGGGGTGGGTACTCGTGGGAGAGCAATGTGATCGGCAACATCTTCCGGCACAACGCTGAGGGGATCGCCTGGGAGCACGGGCAGGACAACACGTTCGCGGAGAACATCTTCGACCGTGAAAGGATGGCGATCAACATCTGGCAGAAGGACAGCGAAAACCCGAACTGGGGCTACGCTGAGCAGCGTGACACAGCTAGCCGAGACAACAAATTCGAAAACAATTTCTTCTACGATGTTATCGGCCCTGTGTTCAGGATAAGTCGATCCGCGAACGTCTCGATATCAGGCAATGTACTGTTGATCGTCGGTCTTTTCATGAATCATGAAAAGGAGATTCCTGGCATGGCGATCAAAGGAAATGACATTTGGACTTCCGTCGATATGAAGCTTCCTGGAACGCTTGAAGATAACCTGTTCGAGGTTGATGAAAAGCACGCTCCCGTCGAGATCGCGATGCAATCGAGCGGAAACCTGAATCCTGAAATGGAATCGACCGGAAAAGATTACTTGATGCAGTTCGCATACACTGGCTGGGATCCGTATGTCATCGAAACTCCGCCAATAATTTCACCGAAAGACAACGACTTCGCGGTTGCCCTCAGGCCGTACTATGTGAAGCCACTCGAAGGAGGGAAGCGCCCGTTCCTGAAGCCTGGCTCTGTCCGCGGGCGCAAGAACATCATCATCGACGAGTGGGGTCCATACGACTTCCGTTCGCCGAAGCTCGTGTGGCGCGGCAAAGACGAGGCTGGACGGCTAAAGTTCGACGTGCTCGGTCCGTTCGGAGCGTGGACGGTGAAGACTCTGCGCGGCGTGAAGTCGATCTCGACCGAAGCCGGTAACGTCCCTGGCGAACTGACCGTGGAACTTGAGTCAGGCAAGGCTGCGGACATTCTGGTCGAGCTTGAATTCGTTGGCCTCGAAACGATCGACTACCGAGGCATCGTCACCGACAAGGGTCGCGCGGTCACATTCAAATACAGCGAGTTCTTCGCGCCGATCGACTGGACGGTGATGTGGTTCAACTACGACCTGAAGACGCAA harbors:
- a CDS encoding MFS transporter yields the protein MNQVATGYRDTWLWNLGFSAYWFATTYKWFVVLMLLLPAQIDEVLKLEAIRELGLNEADALAWAKDNHEKKWALVFGVGAAWALIGPAIFGGLSDRLRSKWGHRQPFIAIGAALTAMAAVYLAGANEFWMLMVGYLFLQFSDDVGTGPYSAMVPEIVPESRRGRASSIMATLQMLGQLSSGVVALVIILKTGSVIAGIKPIYYGIALVNILCATATLITVRHVRAKAVAEEAMEPFWKRWARPFKSSDFRWVWATRFLNALGFYLVVEYLLFFLKDAYTTYELFGWTVPGDAPADQAGYATLILALTLALTGAIGALVASKYADKHGRKLFIYIAGVIVFCVLIPFAFVRDLTVAWLLSVGFGFGYGLYLSADWALVSDVIPSKDAAGTDMGVWQMSISSVQIIAALTGFTVIAWANDQWPNMHYGYMGAIILAGALYLLSTVLIRNVRGSR
- a CDS encoding PEP-CTERM sorting domain-containing protein, which gives rise to MRRILLVSVVAALATASQAFPLFPTIFGHDFNFGALNSQGPAEYATNGAAPDTLIYTPSSVDTEVTAYWPSWPLPPVFEVFNGAGVFGGDFLLQVQFDAQDAPYVGPGGVIDVSLTGTGMNGPGAADLVILGAIPGMGIPFTSLWEIDLRDVSLYGVSGHTSYVLEGAGTIVGGFIPLEVAPHLLGESGVMRGNLDFIDAPAGWMPSEYDPLDDVGSFGIETAYSGETGWGEPVPEPASMIALGLGVAALVARRRRKRAA
- a CDS encoding right-handed parallel beta-helix repeat-containing protein yields the protein MLAVLFAAQLQQDISLSPGMVITRSATVMLAVYLFPNDNTDARSGTITIKGDNITVDFRNATLRGTRDTVDPDERAGTGVFIEGNNVTIKNLNVHGYKVGLAARDSKNLKIIDCDFSYNWKQRLMSTPEREDGSDWMSYHHNEEDEWLRYGAAIYLRGCDDFEVQGCTALGGQNGLMMTECNEGLVWNSNFSFLSSIGVGMYRSSRNRIMHNNIDWCVRGYSHGVYNRGQDSTGILVYEQSNDNVFAYNSVTHGGDGFFLWAGQTTMDTGEGGCNDNLLYGNDFSHAVANGIEATFSRNNFVNNLIMECWHGIWGGYSWESNVIGNIFRHNAEGIAWEHGQDNTFAENIFDRERMAINIWQKDSENPNWGYAEQRDTASRDNKFENNFFYDVIGPVFRISRSANVSISGNVLLIVGLFMNHEKEIPGMAIKGNDIWTSVDMKLPGTLEDNLFEVDEKHAPVEIAMQSSGNLNPEMESTGKDYLMQFAYTGWDPYVIETPPIISPKDNDFAVALRPYYVKPLEGGKRPFLKPGSVRGRKNIIIDEWGPYDFRSPKLVWRGKDEAGRLKFDVLGPFGAWTVKTLRGVKSISTEAGNVPGELTVELESGKAADILVELEFVGLETIDYRGIVTDKGRAVTFKYSEFFAPIDWTVMWFNYDLKTQDPRETDDWKTIILGKPAREESTDRLAYAWGGSPGEGVTGNAFLTLAEGSFEIQPGDYILELTSDDGVRVFVDGKVVHEDWTWHGPKSARISLSLGGKHTIRIEHFELDGYSTLKCELKRG